The DNA sequence aattttactattgCTAAAAGATACATAACTAAAACATACAATGAATCCCAATTTCAAACATTGACTGCGCagtaagaaaatacaaaacaaagaagacacccaagtaaaaacaaaattaaaaacaacacaaaaaattcagaaaatttactAGGTTCTGTAATATAGAGTCAAAGCTTTATACTATATGATTAATAATCTCTGAAAAAATacatgttttcttcttcttctaaccaTTGGGATCAATGGTACCTTTCGTCAGAGACTTGGAGAGTCTCAATGCCTTTGACAGCAGAATCGTAATGTTTCCTAGTGGAAGAAGATCTCTTCCTTTCAGACGATGAAGAAACCATCCCAGAGTTTCTTAATCCACTTCCCGTACGGCTTCTCTGTAGCTCCTCAGACGTCACTCTCCTCGATGATCCTGCTGACTGTCCGAACAGCGACGAGCTTGGCatctgtcaaaaaaaaaagagcttttAGATGATTGCTTGTAtccaacaaagaaaaaaacagagcaaatgTTTTCATAATAATACCATTGGAGCTCTAACAGCAGCTGATGACAAGTTGCCAGAGTTCTCGAGAGCTCCTGACGTTCTCCTTCTTGACGAATCCATCGGTGGTCTCCCTCCATCTTCCTCACCTTCAATAAACATTAAAAGCTTTAGACTTTCTAAGCGTTAAACATCTTTATTAAGTGTTCCTCtgttttgaaaaatattcaCCTCCGTATCTATCCATGCTGGTTAATCCTGGAGGCAAAGCCGAACTGGTTCCAGCCGCAGGGCCACGGGATGGAGGAGCTGTTAGTTGTGACTGTTGGTACTTCAGTATGGTCCAGTCAAAGACATAATCGAATTGAAACCctgtgataaaaataaaatgtaagaaAGTCTGTATCTTTTGagggaaagaagaagatgaaaaaagCTTTCAAAAAAACCTTCACGGATGAAGAGATCTCTGAATATTCTTTTGAGATAACCGTAGTCTGGTTTATCATCAAACCGGAGGGAGCGGCAGTAATGGAAGTAAGATGCGAATTCAGATGGGTAGCCACGGCATAAGGACTGGAGGAAAGATAAAAACAAGTTGTGTGTTAATGAAGAAAGCTTTTAAATAAAAGGAACAAACTTTGTGGTTTAGGACTTCACCTCAATGGATGTAGAGACTTTCTTTTCGCTGATTCTTTCGTACTTTTGTTTCTTGGTTCCAGCTTTAAGCCCTTGCCATGGAAGACTAGAAAAAAGAAATTCTAATAAGGAATGTGAAGAAGGAAGTGAAAGAAACGAGGCAGTGTATGTAAAATAGTACTCACCTTCCTTTGAGGAAATACATGAGAATGTAACCAAGAGATTCTAGATCATCCCTTCTGCTTTGTTCTGTATGAGAGAAAAATAGGTATTTAATATTAAGGACACCAAGAATCTTCAGCAGTTTTTTTGTCGAGCTTACCAATTCCCAAGTGAGTATTCATACTAGCATATCTTGCGGTTCCAGTGAGATTCTTATTTTCTCTACAAAGATAGAAAATGACATCCGAGTTTAGAATTGTGCGTAGGAAGAAGAAACGGAGactgattattaaaaaaaaaatcgtttcaCCTGTAAGGAATGTGCTGATGGGTAGTGTTATCCCTGTACTTCTTAGCAAGACCAAAGTCGATGATGTATACCTTTAGAAACATATTATAAAAGAGTCATTTCACTTCAAAAGTAAAATAAGAACAGAATACAAACATAAAGGTGGAAAAAGGAAACCTGGTTGGCGCGTCTTCCTAACCCCATGAGGAAGTTGTCAGGCTTGAGATCTCGGTGAAGAAAAGATTTCGAATGGAAATACTCAACACGGTTTATCTGAATACAGTGAAAGAGCCAATCATTTAACAAGTCTCTTAAGGAGAAAGAGTTAGATAAAAGGACAAGAGAGGTGTGTACCATTTGATCAGCAAGCATGAGGACGGACTTGAGAGAAAGTTTCCTGCTACAGAAATTGAACAAGTCTTCAAGACTAGGCCCAAGTAGATCCATGACCAGAACATTGTAGTCGCCTTCAACACCGAACCACTTGACATTCGGAACACCAGCTGCCATAATAAAAGGTTCATGAGAGAGACTAAATGCATGGTTATAAAAGAACAAGAGAGAATCAAGAGATGAGCTTTTACTTCCTCCTTGTAGAAGTCTGTATAATTTGGATTCATAGAGCAGCTGTGGATGCTTTGTCTTGGCATTTTCCTgcaaaaattaaatacataacgCTGAGTATATCATCAAAAGGCTACTAGCAGTAACAAATAAACcagaaaaaggaagaaaaatcATACTAACTTGGCATACATTGTCCATAGACATGAAATAAGCTTTGAGAAATAAGTGAAAAATTAAACTAGTGTCACACATTATCTTTGGTCTAATTCAGGTAACTCTTTAGTAAATGTTTATAAGCCCTAGCCAATGTCATCTATATACTAAACAACATACATTGTACCACATTATCTTCAACGTTTGGTCTAATTCAAGTAACCTAATAAAATGGACTTAAGCTCTAGCCAATGTCCTCTTTTATAGTAAAGAACAAACATCGTCTCTATCTGAAATTAAAACCTTCACATGATGATGCtgacaacacacacacacaaaaaaaaaaacaaatgtcagCAGCAAAGCAAGAACTCACAAGCTTGATGGCGACTTCTTCGTTCGTTTGAAGATGAGTACCTAAAAGAAACAACACAATCCAAAGACAAACGTtaagaaatttagaaaaaaaaaaatcaagaacagAATGAATTGAGGAGTAAAAAAGAGCGAACCGAGATGGATCTCTCCAAAAGAGCCGCTTCCGATTTTGCGTCCGAGCCGAAACTTGTTTCCCACACTAGCCTCCATCAAACAACCGACTCAAAACAAAAGAGGAAACTTTTTATCCTCTTATCCGAAACCAAAATGCCTCCTTTAAGACAACCCTTTAATCCAACGGAATCAGCAGCCGCAAACCCAGAATTATCTCTCGGAAagattgagttttttttttttttgcgaaatTAGGGTTGAAACAGGGGAAAACAGAGGAACCCAATAGTCACCTTCTTCCAAGTCCTTCTCGTGATCTGGGGGAACAAAAGGGAATGTTGATTGTCTCCTTTGCTTtatctgtctctctctcttcacgCGCAATGGATTAAAGGAAAGCTTTGATGGGGCGAAGAGAATGAAGTTTCTCAAAAGTTTgggtctttttcttttctttttcgcTTCCTCCTTTCCTTATTCTCAGCTCCACGGTTCCATATATATCCCGGTTTTATATAACCGGGGAAAACCGGTCCATTAATCAATTTCGCTTTTCAAACGATACGTTATGTTTATCATTCCTTTGTCGCTTTCAATCAAATGAGATGAGAGAGGATTATCATCAATTTgaaatttggaattttcaacTGATGTTAATTTCATATAAATGATGCATATCGGTTACTTGGTTTATTTTCGGTTTGACTTTGGTATTTGAATGTACATCACGCGTGGAGTgaaaaaacattaaagaaaaacgaaaagaaaaaattaattaatttaggaTTGGCTATGAGGGAGAAATGGGTGACCAAGCGTGAGAGCTACGCGTGCTCGTTGGGTGAGCGGTAAAGGTCGTTTGGCACGTGACTTCCCTTCCTTCCTTCAAAATATCTTGTGAGGGCCATGCCTCAACGTAATACGCACGTGATTCATGTTTTTTTCCCGTGTGTTTGACTTTACTGGTCTAAATTCTAATCATACGTCGTACGAGGatgagattttttatttttttatttttttagcaacttggaggagaTTTAAATACACAGTGGTCGGTCTAAATGAATTACTGCTGAGGAGTTAAAATAGCCTAtgttcataaatttatttttcactaAAAGacatcttatttaaaaaaaaattgaggagTTACAATAGCCTTTATACGAGGTGAAGGATGTATATtgtatacaaaataaatataggcCCGCTTTTTGGCAAATCAAAAAGCAGAATCATTAAAACACCGGCATGTACGTAAGAATTTGTGCTCTTAGAGAGTTAATGATATTGATAATGCTCTTTTTCACGTAAGTGTTAGACCCATTCTCACTTGTAAAGGCCCATACGTTTTGGTATGAATTGATGTGCATAAGAAGATGGTTATGTGGCGGTACAAATTAGTAAATGAGGAATTAATTACTTGTATAATTAGATTAAACCATTGCAAGTGTGGGACCCAATAATTTGGTAATCCAGTCTGGCTCTCTTATTACAGGTTGTTGTCTTCAAATAAGAAGATGATGCCTTCTGGAGATGCTGCAAATTCCTTTCAGCGGATATTCCAATTGACTCTCAGAGAAAAAACCCTAAAAGAATCCTAAATCCACTcgattttatattttcttgtcaTCCAAGCAAGAAGATGACTGGTACCAACACAGTTTCTGGTAAATTCTTCTGGAGGGTTTATGTTCTTTCCCATTCGCGATGAATCTCGCTCATTAGTTGATTTATTCTTGCTCTTATGGAACCGATGGATGAACCTCCTTCTTAATTAGTTTTTAAGTCGATGTAtacttctaaaaaatatatatatttttgttttaaaattgtatttgtgtttttgtgTTAGATGATGAACATCGTTCGGACATGAAGAAGATTCATGGTGGTGAGATTGATGAGAGCAAAGTCAAAGCGCCAAACATGTTTGAACGAGCCAAAGAGGAGTTCGACGCAGTTGTTGGGGCTATTCATCAACACAAGAGTTCcaagtttgttttatttatctCTGTCTAATGCTTTGATTATCCATTTCTTACGTTAGCATCAGCTAGCGTGTACAATAAGTTTCCTCATGTGTTATaattcctgttttttttttcagggacGAATCTGATAAAATGGAATTTAAATCCGAGAAACCAGGTTCGATTTTTCTCAACCCATTGCTGAAATATTGTTGTATCATCAGTAACAACAAAGTTTGACTAGTTTATGTGTTATGTGTGTTGGttcttgttgttcaaaaaaaaaaaaaaaagtgtgttGGTTCTTGATTCTTGTTCTGTTTTTCACATGGTTTATACAGAAGATGAAAATAAGAAACCGAATATGATGAGAAAGGCCAAGGAGGAAGTAAAATCTCTGTTCCATTCCAAGGAGAAACCTCATCCCCATCATCATTATCACAAAGAAACTCATGGAAGGAGTGATGATATCGATGAGAACACACATGTGGATGAAGTGAGAGCTCCCAATGTTTTCGAGAGAGCCAAGGAAGAGATAGAGGCTGTCATCAACACCATCCATACCAAGAAGAACGAGACTGACGGTTCCGATTCTCCTAAGCGTTCTCGGTCTGTCTCACCGGAGAAGGAGAGAGCTGGATTCGGATGCTCTCTTGGAAAGGGGCTGGAAAAGATTTGTTCTCCTTGGGGTGATAATAAAAAAGATTGAGTTATTCATTATGATTGATGATCATGAACTAACTGTTGTGATCAAATTTGGTTGAGTTTTAATGATCAGTTTGTTGATTTGTAGGTACTGAATTGTTACCTTAACAGATTAAACCTTCCCcttcttattatttgaggagaccatttGATAACTAACCTTTACTTCATGTGTTATTTTCAATTGTGCCATTTCCTATGTGTCAATCCCACAAGCTCTCTCACACCCTATATTAAAAGACCCTTTGTTAACTAgacaaattacaaaatttgccattgatcattataatataacttgactaATATACTATAATCTTCTTCACTattgataaatgacaaacaACAATTAAAACGTCTATATTTAATGATATATTCTGACTACTTTtggaaatatatttattacttagtCTACTATATGGTTTTAGATcctctttatattattttaggaccACTCAAAATAAATAACCTTCATTTGATGTATGATTTACATGAGTGTCATTTCCTACGTGGCAGTCTCATAAGCACTCTCAcatctattttaaaaacaacCCTTAGCCTATTAGAATTATTACATAAATGTGCCATTGGTCATTACCATATCAATATCTACGATTTATGTGGTATTATAAAGTGGACAATATATTTCTTAGACGACTGCTTACGAAGTTATTTATTAGACATACCACTAATTCTTATCAGTATTATGTAATAATTCTAGGGACGATTtgttataaaactaatattcgTAAGAAATATATTAGTTTGTACTCTTAgaagaattttataaaattaggaGATTTGATAGGGAAATATTTagattgtaaatatattttaaaatctaaatatattagGAGACTTGAAAGTGTAATGATCcgatattttatgtaatatattcgCATAGAACGCAGCTTCAACAATATTTAGATTGTATGTATGAAAAATAAACTTGGTGTCGAAATGGTTGACATGTCGTAAATTAATATTCAAGAACAAGAATTTTGTTTTAGTCCATCATAATCCAAAGTTCACAACAGCCGTAGATGAGTTTTGTGTTGGTCTATTATATTAACTCAGAATAAGTGAAGTTCAACCTATAATTAATGTTCTGTAGGTTGATATATTTCAACCTATAATTAAAATCATTACAATAAGATGACGTGctaatttgttcaaaaaaattataaatgtacTAATTTAGGCAACACATGATTAGAAATGCATAATGATTTATTATATccatttattatatactttttccCCGAGAATGGATTTTTGATATAGACTGATTTACGTGATTACGCAAGATTTTTGATATGTACTGATTTACGTGATTACTCAAGATTTTTGATATGGACAGATTTACGCAGGTCTTACCACCTAGACTGATTTATGTGatcttcatatattttttatgtaccAATTAATACCGAATAAGGTATTGTGGCTTTGATTGTATACGTTTAACTTTACAAACAAATGGAGACGTGattcaaattataattaatcatatttccaaatatatatGTGATTGCCACTGATTGCTTGCATAGATTAATTGAGAATCCATTTCTGTAGGTTTGTTTCTTATGGGTTATACGTTTCgatttaactaatttaaatgAAACACTCATTTTTGCTATCAATTTAGATTGTCAATCACGctatattgattttttgactTGAATAGTTTTTGCCATATATACTCAGAGATCATGCACAATTAGAGTTTCTAGACATAAATATTATCAATAagtggtttataaataaatgcaaattgatgtaaaaaaaaaatgcaaattaGACGATCATTTTTGTAAAGTAGGAAGCTATAATTTCTTTCCAAATCTAACGTTCAATTAGGGATTGTAGACAAAAAATTTAgcgtaaaaattaaattttatagacAATTTTCACCGCCTACAATTTATATTCCTAAGACTATATATATCTTACATATACTATGCCTACACCTCCATCACAACCCAAACGATTCAAAACTATATTCAAAATGCAAAGATTTAATTTTATCtctgatttaaaattaaaaagtctCTATGGAAGTTTAGGGTAAAAATTATTAGACTTTGGAAGCAATATTTGGCTCCTGGTGGAGAGACCTTAGAGATGGgttttttaatgaaaaagtaagttatatattttcaatgatAGTACATGTTCAGCGTGTTATTTCTTTATtatctgatgttttttttttcttttctagggAGATAAATCCATGCatcaataaagaaaagaaactgGTTTTTCAGTTTCAACCTTCTgtactaattttaaataaaaattgtgttGAATATGATATCCCCATAATATTGTGCAGACGTTGTTTTCTTTATCATGATAAGAAAAATTGAACAACTTTACTAACATTGAAGagttttcaaaaaatcatttttgaacCCAATGATGTTCCAGAAATCGATGCTTTCATAAAGAggtatatcattttaatttgtaGAAATGAGTAAATAAGTGTATTTTGTTTGGTAAATTTACTCATTGTTATTTCTCTCTATAGGATTGCAAACGAGGagttttgaaaacaatttttacatgatttggtgttttattGTTCTATTACCCATGTTGCtttaattattatcatcataattttattatgaATGTAGTAATTATATTTCCTATGTTTGTTTATccataataaatttatacaagTTTTGCCGTACTGTTACAGGTTTTTTTCCATGCAATATACTTCTGACCATTTATCCAATTACCCTTTTTCAGTTACACAATATAGTAAGCTTACATGATATAAACCTGCACATTATAGtaagatatttctttttttttggacaaaataGTAAGATATTtcattgtatataatatttttgaatttctaatatctatagatactaaattattttctttttaattctcTCACTACGCGCATGGCGCGGATTATCACCTAGTTTTATTCATATTCCAGAAGCTTTGTTGATTCACTGGCTATGGATTCTTTGGTATTTAAATTGCTTATTGTGGTTTGCACATCtcaaaataaacttttaagACTTTTTTTTGGCCAAAGAGCTTTTTTTTGGCAAAGAACTTTAAGACTTTCTTTTAGGATAATGTTCATATACTGGTTTTGATGAACTTGACTGCATTGCAGTCCAAACTAGTGTGTGTGTGGTtatgat is a window from the Raphanus sativus cultivar WK10039 unplaced genomic scaffold, ASM80110v3 Scaffold2457, whole genome shotgun sequence genome containing:
- the LOC130505651 gene encoding casein kinase 1-like protein 12, which produces MEASVGNKFRLGRKIGSGSFGEIHLGTHLQTNEEVAIKLENAKTKHPQLLYESKLYRLLQGGTGVPNVKWFGVEGDYNVLVMDLLGPSLEDLFNFCSRKLSLKSVLMLADQMINRVEYFHSKSFLHRDLKPDNFLMGLGRRANQVYIIDFGLAKKYRDNTTHQHIPYRENKNLTGTARYASMNTHLGIEQSRRDDLESLGYILMYFLKGSLPWQGLKAGTKKQKYERISEKKVSTSIESLCRGYPSEFASYFHYCRSLRFDDKPDYGYLKRIFRDLFIREGFQFDYVFDWTILKYQQSQLTAPPSRGPAAGTSSALPPGLTSMDRYGGEEDGGRPPMDSSRRRTSGALENSGNLSSAAVRAPMMPSSSLFGQSAGSSRRVTSEELQRSRTGSGLRNSGMVSSSSERKRSSSTRKHYDSAVKGIETLQVSDERYH
- the LOC108847566 gene encoding uncharacterized protein LOC108847566; protein product: MTGTNTVSDDEHRSDMKKIHGGEIDESKVKAPNMFERAKEEFDAVVGAIHQHKSSKDESDKMEFKSEKPEDENKKPNMMRKAKEEVKSLFHSKEKPHPHHHYHKETHGRSDDIDENTHVDEVRAPNVFERAKEEIEAVINTIHTKKNETDGSDSPKRSRSVSPEKERAGFGCSLGKGLEKICSPWGDNKKD